One window of Posidoniimonas polymericola genomic DNA carries:
- a CDS encoding anhydro-N-acetylmuramic acid kinase: MATALVDSIGLMSGTSGDGVDAALIRTDGESQIDFCGGLTINYEPELRARLLDASQHDVPLIEVLRLERELTLLHAEAVNQLLAQNKKSKNKPTIVGFHGHTVRHVPREHLTMQIGNPWLLTEMIGLPVVSDFRRHDVAKQGEGAPLVSMFHRALFQGCERPVGVLNLGGVANLTWLGPEDQIIAGDTGPGCGLLDEWAQEMAGLSHDADGQLALKGSVDQAIVDAALAEPFFNKQLPKSADRYDFDHIDVSMLTVEDGAATLCAVTVQAISQAASRLPSRPGTLWVTGGGVHHPVIISMLKECFDEVRSVQERGLSPDTLEAECFAWLAVRHQRGLPLTIPETTGCSEPTTGGFTAF, translated from the coding sequence GTGGCGACCGCACTCGTGGATTCGATTGGCCTGATGAGCGGCACCTCGGGAGACGGGGTCGACGCCGCCCTGATCCGCACCGACGGCGAGAGCCAGATCGACTTCTGCGGTGGCCTGACCATCAACTACGAGCCGGAGCTGCGGGCCCGGCTGCTCGACGCCTCGCAGCACGACGTCCCGCTGATCGAGGTGCTGAGGCTCGAGCGGGAGCTCACCCTGCTGCACGCCGAGGCGGTCAACCAATTGCTGGCCCAGAACAAGAAGAGCAAGAACAAGCCGACCATTGTCGGGTTCCACGGCCACACGGTGCGGCACGTCCCGCGAGAGCACCTGACCATGCAGATCGGCAACCCCTGGTTGCTGACCGAGATGATCGGCCTGCCGGTGGTGTCCGATTTCCGCCGCCACGACGTCGCGAAGCAGGGCGAGGGGGCGCCGCTGGTGTCGATGTTCCACCGTGCCCTGTTCCAGGGCTGCGAACGCCCGGTCGGCGTGCTCAACCTGGGTGGCGTTGCGAACCTGACCTGGCTCGGCCCCGAGGACCAGATCATCGCCGGCGACACCGGCCCCGGCTGCGGGCTGCTCGACGAGTGGGCCCAGGAGATGGCGGGGCTGTCGCACGACGCCGACGGCCAGCTCGCCCTCAAGGGGTCGGTCGACCAGGCGATCGTGGACGCGGCGCTGGCCGAGCCGTTCTTCAACAAGCAGCTCCCCAAGTCGGCCGACCGTTACGACTTCGACCACATCGACGTCTCGATGCTGACGGTCGAGGACGGCGCCGCCACGCTGTGCGCGGTCACGGTCCAGGCGATCAGCCAGGCCGCCAGCCGGCTGCCGTCGCGTCCCGGAACGCTGTGGGTGACCGGAGGCGGCGTCCACCACCCGGTGATCATCTCGATGCTCAAGGAGTGCTTCGACGAGGTCCGCTCGGTGCAGGAACGCGGCCTCAGCCCCGACACGCTCGAGGCCGAGTGCTTCGCGTGGCTGGCGGTGCGGCACCAGCGGGGACTGCCGCTCACCATCCCCGAGACTACCGGCTGCTCCGAGCCGACCACCGGCGGCTTCACGGCCTTCTAG
- a CDS encoding S66 peptidase family protein: MTLSRIVPPPIAPGAGIAMIAPASSPTAEQVAAGVADLEQGGYRVKVYRPLSAPVGYLSGTDEVRAAEVMQAFTDNDVSAVFAARGGYGVARLLDRLDFDVIRANPKPLVGYSDLTALHAALDRHARLVSYHAPNAIDGLCGGGKLDPPSVEAFWQAVAGEGDYLLPTAAAGAELRTVVGGVAEGELVGGNLAVLAGLIGTPYEPELSGRVLLLEDLDEQPYRLDRMLAQLRLTGGLDSLAGVLLGQFTNCGGPADGTSPSADELLEQYFGGLGVPVLAGFPTGHTVPNLTLPHAGRVRLDADSQRLTVLRGGHC, from the coding sequence GTGACGCTGTCGAGAATCGTCCCCCCGCCGATCGCCCCCGGCGCTGGCATCGCAATGATTGCCCCCGCCAGCTCGCCCACCGCCGAGCAGGTGGCGGCCGGCGTCGCGGACCTCGAGCAGGGCGGCTACCGCGTGAAAGTGTACCGCCCGCTCAGCGCGCCGGTCGGCTACCTCTCGGGGACCGACGAGGTCCGCGCCGCGGAGGTCATGCAGGCGTTCACCGACAACGACGTCTCGGCCGTGTTCGCCGCGCGGGGCGGCTACGGCGTGGCGCGGCTGCTCGACCGGCTGGACTTCGACGTGATCCGCGCGAACCCCAAGCCGCTGGTCGGGTACAGCGACCTCACCGCGCTGCACGCCGCCCTCGACCGGCACGCCCGGCTGGTGAGCTACCACGCGCCGAACGCCATCGACGGGCTGTGCGGCGGCGGCAAGCTCGACCCGCCGTCGGTCGAGGCGTTCTGGCAGGCGGTCGCCGGCGAGGGCGACTACCTGCTGCCGACCGCCGCTGCCGGGGCAGAGCTGCGGACCGTTGTCGGCGGCGTCGCGGAGGGCGAGCTGGTCGGCGGCAACCTGGCCGTGCTCGCCGGACTGATCGGCACGCCCTACGAGCCCGAGCTGTCGGGCCGAGTCCTGCTGCTCGAGGACCTCGACGAGCAGCCGTACCGGCTCGATCGGATGCTGGCCCAGCTCCGGCTGACTGGCGGGCTCGACTCGCTGGCAGGGGTGCTGCTGGGGCAGTTCACCAACTGCGGCGGCCCCGCTGATGGGACGTCGCCGTCGGCAGACGAGCTGCTCGAGCAGTACTTTGGCGGCCTTGGCGTGCCGGTTCTGGCTGGATTCCCCACCGGCCACACGGTCCCCAACCTGACGCTCCCACACGCGGGGCGGGTGCGGCTGGACGCCGATAGCCAGCGGCTGACGGTGCTGCGGGGCGGACACTGCTAG
- a CDS encoding golvesin C-terminal-like domain-containing protein yields MKIRDHRGGRPTQRGGRELRIEPLEARLPLSAAGLVEVGTQPSGSLDGKIVYLHGGHGYTADNLGNGSWTSQRPLLLGMVEDFGNQDQMSMLADYLFDAGATVAALRPIGHQSNEVVLDNDDVSVTYTGAWSDSSASVYFGDAGDVPYRYASTSATETATARYQPNIPEPGFYPVYSWTRYGSDRAADQLYKVKHSGGVTEVTVNHRQVGNGTVYLGTYYFEAGTDGYVEISNESSELDRVVIADMIRFGNGVGDIDRGGGVSGFDREDEAALYWIQWHVDHSQGVSDSTYRSSSEDRSATVSASPRYAAYMNRSQDGVLSDRLFVSFHSNAGGGRGVVGLHNTSSGGDTPNQLFLAQALATQVNNDLVAQDAGFEHAWANRTSLTYQASFNYGEINNTYINDEFDATIVETAFHDNQLDAELMRDPKVRDAIARATYQGIVDYFNSVDSGATPNQDAPSQPEQVWVETQASGEVVVHWSAGAANSYAGDAAAGFTVYASANGYGFDGGRYVAGAGATSLVIAGLDPSQTYYFKVAANNAAGQSPGSEVVAATPVASQPRVLIVNGFDRLDRSQNPTQQYVSGGSLERVRPRQSNSFDYAVQMASAIQAAAPGTSVDTAANELVANGTVDLADYDSVFWILGEESSADHTFDASEQSAVAAYLSGGGKLFVSGSEIGWDLDALNNGRDFYNQTLMADYVSDDAGTYSAAGASGSIFDGLSLSFDDGDQFYDVNSPDVLTPTGGASAALNYANGAGAAGLQYSDGDQRLVMLAFPFETITHASDRADVMQRVFEFFNGDFVPNVVIEQILDNDAAAPYFTTTGTWVDNATGGYAGGGYQTNTVGGQGQANWNTTLPIAGTAEVYVQFPAGPDRSGAARFQVTAGGQTVNKFVNQAGNDLEWVLLTTLEVAPGDLTVTLNASTSAGSTGSLLVADAVRVVLTGKGIESGDFNHDGLVDAADYTVYRSLKGQSVPQGYGADGNFDGQVDAADGQLWRDQYGTISLAAATPITAPLSTPLAASAAEPAIETAVEPAAMTDLLVMAAPSPGSVVSIERPRHSPTDNSTTPADVDQRTQALALYFDRIGRGGDSSRQSIDRVAHGASVSTTDGAFAQPEWQSEDGSEWRPGVSQRRR; encoded by the coding sequence ATGAAAATTCGAGATCACCGCGGCGGGCGTCCGACCCAACGGGGCGGGCGGGAGCTGCGGATCGAGCCGCTCGAGGCGCGGCTGCCCCTGTCGGCGGCCGGGCTCGTCGAGGTCGGGACGCAGCCGTCCGGCTCGCTCGACGGCAAAATCGTCTACCTCCACGGCGGCCACGGGTACACGGCCGACAACCTGGGCAACGGCTCCTGGACCTCGCAGCGTCCGCTGCTGCTCGGCATGGTCGAGGACTTTGGCAACCAGGACCAGATGTCGATGCTGGCGGACTACCTGTTCGACGCCGGCGCGACCGTGGCCGCGCTGCGGCCGATCGGCCACCAGTCGAACGAGGTCGTGCTCGACAACGACGACGTCAGCGTCACCTACACCGGCGCGTGGTCAGACAGCTCGGCCTCGGTCTACTTCGGCGACGCCGGCGACGTGCCGTACCGGTACGCGTCGACCTCCGCGACCGAAACCGCGACCGCGCGCTACCAGCCCAACATCCCCGAGCCGGGCTTCTACCCGGTGTACTCGTGGACCCGCTACGGTTCCGACCGCGCCGCGGACCAGCTGTACAAGGTCAAGCACAGCGGCGGCGTCACCGAGGTGACCGTCAACCACCGCCAGGTCGGCAACGGCACGGTCTACCTGGGGACCTACTACTTCGAGGCCGGGACCGACGGCTACGTCGAGATCAGCAACGAGTCGAGTGAGTTGGATCGCGTGGTGATCGCGGACATGATCCGCTTCGGCAACGGCGTGGGCGACATCGACCGCGGCGGCGGCGTGTCGGGATTCGACCGCGAGGACGAGGCCGCCCTGTACTGGATCCAGTGGCACGTCGACCACTCGCAGGGGGTCTCCGATTCGACCTACCGTAGTTCTTCAGAAGACCGCAGCGCGACGGTCAGCGCTTCGCCACGCTACGCGGCGTACATGAACCGCTCGCAGGACGGCGTGCTGTCGGACCGGCTGTTCGTCAGTTTCCACTCCAACGCCGGTGGCGGCCGCGGCGTGGTCGGGCTGCACAACACCAGCAGCGGCGGCGACACCCCGAACCAGCTCTTCCTCGCCCAGGCTCTGGCCACACAGGTCAACAACGACCTGGTGGCGCAGGACGCCGGCTTCGAGCACGCGTGGGCCAACCGCACCAGCCTGACCTACCAAGCTTCATTCAACTACGGCGAGATCAACAACACCTACATCAACGACGAGTTCGACGCCACCATCGTCGAGACCGCGTTCCACGACAACCAGCTCGACGCCGAGCTGATGCGGGACCCCAAGGTGCGTGACGCCATCGCCCGGGCGACCTACCAGGGGATCGTCGACTACTTCAACTCGGTCGATTCCGGCGCCACCCCCAACCAGGACGCCCCGTCCCAGCCAGAGCAGGTCTGGGTCGAGACCCAGGCCTCCGGCGAGGTCGTGGTCCACTGGTCGGCGGGCGCCGCCAACAGCTACGCCGGCGACGCCGCGGCGGGCTTCACGGTGTACGCCTCGGCCAACGGGTACGGTTTTGACGGGGGACGCTACGTCGCCGGCGCCGGCGCTACCTCGCTCGTCATCGCCGGGCTCGACCCCTCCCAGACGTACTACTTTAAGGTCGCGGCCAACAACGCGGCGGGGCAGTCGCCCGGCAGCGAGGTGGTCGCCGCAACCCCCGTGGCGAGCCAGCCGCGGGTGCTGATTGTCAACGGGTTCGACCGCCTGGACCGCTCGCAGAACCCGACCCAGCAGTACGTCTCGGGCGGCTCGCTCGAGCGGGTCCGTCCGAGGCAGAGCAACTCGTTCGACTACGCCGTGCAGATGGCCTCGGCCATCCAGGCCGCCGCGCCCGGCACGTCTGTCGACACCGCCGCCAACGAGCTGGTGGCCAACGGGACGGTCGACCTTGCCGACTACGACTCGGTCTTCTGGATCCTGGGCGAGGAATCGTCGGCCGACCACACGTTCGACGCCAGCGAGCAGAGCGCGGTCGCCGCCTACCTGTCGGGGGGCGGCAAGCTGTTTGTGTCGGGCTCGGAGATCGGCTGGGACCTCGACGCCCTCAACAACGGGCGGGACTTCTACAACCAGACGCTGATGGCCGACTACGTGTCGGACGACGCCGGGACGTACTCGGCGGCGGGAGCAAGCGGATCGATCTTCGACGGCCTGAGCCTGTCGTTCGACGACGGCGACCAGTTCTACGACGTCAACTCGCCCGACGTGCTTACCCCGACCGGCGGCGCGTCGGCCGCGCTCAACTACGCCAATGGCGCCGGCGCGGCGGGCCTGCAGTACTCCGACGGCGATCAGCGGCTCGTCATGCTCGCCTTCCCGTTCGAGACCATCACCCATGCGTCCGATCGCGCCGACGTGATGCAACGGGTCTTCGAGTTCTTCAACGGCGACTTCGTGCCAAACGTCGTGATCGAGCAGATCCTCGACAACGACGCCGCGGCGCCCTACTTCACCACCACCGGCACGTGGGTGGACAACGCTACCGGCGGCTACGCGGGCGGCGGGTACCAGACCAACACGGTTGGTGGGCAGGGCCAGGCAAACTGGAACACCACGCTGCCGATCGCCGGAACCGCCGAGGTCTACGTCCAGTTCCCGGCCGGGCCAGACCGCAGCGGCGCCGCCCGATTCCAAGTGACCGCAGGTGGACAGACCGTCAACAAGTTCGTCAACCAGGCGGGCAACGACCTAGAGTGGGTGCTGCTCACCACGCTCGAGGTCGCACCGGGCGACCTCACCGTCACGCTCAACGCGTCTACCAGCGCTGGGTCGACCGGTTCGCTACTCGTCGCCGACGCGGTCCGCGTCGTGCTGACCGGCAAGGGCATTGAGTCGGGCGACTTCAACCACGACGGGCTGGTCGACGCGGCCGACTACACGGTGTACCGCTCGCTGAAGGGGCAGAGCGTGCCACAGGGCTACGGCGCCGACGGCAACTTTGATGGCCAAGTTGACGCCGCCGACGGGCAGCTCTGGCGGGATCAGTACGGGACCATTTCCCTAGCCGCCGCGACGCCCATCACGGCGCCACTCTCGACGCCGCTTGCGGCCTCGGCTGCCGAGCCTGCCATTGAAACCGCGGTCGAGCCTGCCGCGATGACCGACCTGCTGGTAATGGCGGCGCCGAGCCCCGGCAGCGTGGTGAGTATTGAGCGCCCGCGCCACTCACCGACCGACAACAGCACGACCCCGGCAGACGTGGACCAGCGGACGCAGGCGCTCGCGCTGTACTTCGACCGCATCGGCCGGGGCGGCGATTCCTCACGGCAATCGATCGATCGGGTGGCCCACGGAGCGTCTGTCAGCACAACGGACGGGGCCTTCGCCCAGCCTGAATGGCAGTCGGAAGACGGGTCCGAGTGGCGTCCTGGCGTGTCCCAGCGACGCCGCTAG
- a CDS encoding M14 family zinc carboxypeptidase, whose amino-acid sequence MPKAAATCPLDGWTHESVTHYIDSLFDEHPGSAERSVIGSSYEGRPIEMIKLGAGPRRVLAWAQMHGDEQTYTTAVLNTLRVLMDDPESPRAAAVLSGATLMLIPLLNPDGAARRTRINAQGVDINRDARAPDTPEGRVLRQAVLELRPDFGFNLHNQDHRRWLRSGEGPVSVSLLVPPPDESNSQTPSVVAARRVAASITQHVKPLCDGRVTRYGASYMPRAFGEWVQSQGVATVLLEAGGWPGGDLAALENANFEAFFTGLEAIATEAYRGTPPDEYDHLQRASGHESFDLLIHRARVIQHTGGSGSLLDLGINNRANSAMPTRLGEARIDDIGDLSVHPRDAWIDATGQLCLPGRVALVDTPLTEQGVAPELLEQAARVGVTTLLVGVDGTSEQLALLGKIVDGPRPLINVGFLLRPEAAGALHDAPDCVLGVAAGPAASGVLAAATIGDWRQGANLLGQCVDASALEIARGSLADLVLAAPAAHGGPLDSISRVLIGGTTVLQEGRIVEPAAGHWLKRRCGLNRG is encoded by the coding sequence ATGCCTAAGGCAGCCGCCACTTGCCCGCTTGATGGCTGGACCCACGAGTCTGTCACTCACTATATCGACAGCCTCTTCGATGAGCATCCCGGCTCGGCAGAACGCAGTGTGATTGGCTCGTCCTACGAGGGCCGCCCCATCGAGATGATCAAGCTCGGCGCGGGCCCGCGTCGGGTGCTCGCCTGGGCCCAGATGCACGGCGACGAGCAGACCTACACCACCGCCGTGCTCAACACCCTCCGCGTGTTGATGGACGACCCCGAGTCGCCCCGGGCGGCTGCGGTGCTGAGCGGAGCGACGCTGATGCTGATCCCGCTGCTCAACCCCGACGGGGCCGCCCGCCGAACCCGCATCAACGCGCAGGGCGTCGACATCAACCGCGACGCCCGCGCCCCCGACACCCCCGAGGGCCGCGTGCTGCGTCAGGCCGTGCTGGAGCTGCGGCCCGACTTCGGCTTCAACCTCCACAACCAGGACCACCGCCGCTGGCTCCGCTCCGGCGAGGGGCCGGTGTCGGTCTCGCTGCTCGTGCCGCCGCCGGACGAGAGCAACTCGCAGACACCTTCGGTGGTCGCCGCCCGGCGGGTGGCGGCCTCGATCACCCAGCACGTCAAGCCGCTGTGCGACGGGCGGGTCACCCGCTACGGGGCGTCGTACATGCCCCGGGCGTTCGGCGAGTGGGTCCAGTCGCAGGGCGTGGCGACCGTCCTCCTCGAGGCGGGCGGCTGGCCCGGCGGCGACCTCGCCGCGCTTGAGAACGCCAACTTCGAGGCCTTCTTCACCGGCCTCGAGGCGATCGCGACCGAAGCCTACCGCGGCACGCCGCCCGACGAGTACGACCACCTGCAACGCGCCAGCGGGCACGAGTCGTTCGACCTGCTGATCCATCGGGCCCGGGTGATCCAGCACACCGGGGGGAGCGGCTCGCTGCTCGACCTGGGGATCAACAACCGGGCGAACTCCGCCATGCCGACCCGTCTGGGCGAGGCCCGCATCGACGACATCGGCGACCTGAGCGTCCACCCCCGCGACGCGTGGATCGACGCCACCGGGCAGCTCTGCCTGCCGGGACGCGTGGCCCTGGTCGATACGCCGCTCACAGAGCAGGGCGTTGCGCCAGAGCTGCTCGAGCAAGCCGCCCGCGTAGGCGTCACGACGCTGCTAGTGGGCGTCGACGGCACGAGCGAGCAGCTGGCCCTGCTCGGCAAAATTGTCGATGGGCCGCGCCCGCTGATCAATGTCGGGTTCCTGCTTCGGCCCGAGGCGGCGGGCGCGCTGCACGACGCGCCCGATTGCGTGCTCGGCGTCGCGGCGGGGCCGGCTGCCTCGGGCGTGCTAGCGGCCGCGACCATCGGCGACTGGCGGCAGGGCGCCAACCTGCTCGGGCAGTGTGTCGACGCGTCGGCGCTAGAGATCGCCCGCGGTTCGCTGGCCGATCTGGTCCTGGCGGCGCCGGCAGCGCACGGCGGCCCCCTCGATTCGATCTCGCGCGTCCTGATCGGCGGCACGACCGTGCTGCAGGAGGGCCGCATTGTCGAGCCGGCTGCGGGCCACTGGCTCAAGCGTCGCTGCGGGCTCAACCGGGGCTAA
- the murQ gene encoding N-acetylmuramic acid 6-phosphate etherase, translating to MLEKLITESRNPASEKLDSLSSLELVRLMNSEDAKVAEAVAREEEPLARAIEVTAARLGQGGRLIYFGAGTSGRLGVLDAAECPPTFRSDPGQVVGIIAGGHGALLKAVEGAEDDPNLAEQDMRRIDVGPLDVCVGIATSGRTPYVMGGLRYARSCGAYTVALSCNAGAEIASEADLAITPVVGPEVVSGSTRLKAGTATKLVLNTLSTGAMIMLGKTYGNLMVDLQATNTKLTARATRIVREITGLESDACLKQLEACEWEVKTAIVAWHANVGPDDARKLLAANGGHIARSIESIDGGTPIAPAAPKTDAANNGAGNGAASH from the coding sequence ATGCTCGAAAAACTAATCACCGAGTCCCGCAACCCGGCTTCGGAAAAGCTGGACTCTCTGTCTTCGCTTGAGCTCGTGCGGCTGATGAACAGCGAGGACGCGAAGGTCGCCGAAGCGGTGGCGCGGGAAGAAGAGCCGCTGGCCCGCGCGATCGAGGTCACCGCCGCCCGACTCGGCCAGGGAGGTCGGTTGATCTACTTCGGCGCCGGCACCTCGGGTCGGCTGGGCGTACTCGACGCCGCGGAGTGCCCGCCCACGTTCCGCTCCGATCCCGGCCAGGTGGTCGGCATCATCGCCGGCGGACACGGCGCGCTGCTCAAGGCGGTCGAGGGCGCCGAGGACGACCCGAACCTCGCCGAGCAGGACATGCGTCGGATCGACGTCGGCCCGCTCGACGTCTGTGTTGGCATCGCCACCAGCGGCCGCACCCCCTACGTGATGGGCGGGCTCCGCTACGCGCGGTCGTGCGGCGCTTATACCGTCGCGCTGAGCTGCAACGCCGGGGCCGAGATCGCCAGCGAGGCCGACCTCGCCATCACGCCGGTTGTCGGACCGGAGGTCGTGAGCGGTTCGACCCGGCTCAAGGCCGGCACCGCCACCAAGCTGGTGCTCAACACGCTCAGCACCGGCGCCATGATCATGCTCGGCAAGACCTACGGCAACCTAATGGTCGACCTGCAGGCCACCAACACCAAGCTGACCGCCCGCGCCACGCGGATCGTGCGCGAGATCACCGGCCTGGAGAGCGACGCCTGCCTCAAGCAGCTCGAGGCCTGCGAGTGGGAGGTCAAGACCGCCATCGTAGCGTGGCACGCCAATGTAGGGCCGGACGACGCCCGCAAGCTGCTGGCCGCTAACGGCGGGCACATCGCCCGCTCGATCGAGAGCATCGACGGCGGCACGCCGATCGCTCCGGCGGCGCCGAAGACGGACGCGGCGAACAATGGCGCCGGCAACGGAGCCGCTTCTCATTGA
- a CDS encoding nucleoside recognition domain-containing protein — protein sequence MLNRIWFWLLFIGIVYGFGKGVVESYFPPAVPAAVESDADAKADAKVDADSPGEPVVVANPFKQAGQNLTTAAIEAAEVSVTICLNLIGVMILWLGILQVAKDAGMVDALARLLRPLMRWLFPDVPDGHPAQGAMLMNISANMLGLDNAATPFGLKAMKELQELNSEKETATNSMATFLAINTSSVTLVPISVIALRSAAGGDPAAPVAGILLATIASTIAAVIAVRWLSKLPAFSDNPPPLVAGADGASGVEEDSV from the coding sequence ATGCTCAACCGAATCTGGTTCTGGCTGCTCTTCATCGGGATCGTCTATGGTTTCGGCAAGGGCGTCGTGGAGTCCTACTTCCCACCCGCCGTGCCCGCCGCCGTCGAATCTGACGCCGATGCCAAAGCCGATGCCAAGGTCGATGCCGATTCGCCCGGCGAGCCGGTCGTCGTGGCCAACCCGTTCAAGCAGGCGGGCCAGAACCTCACCACCGCCGCCATCGAAGCGGCCGAGGTGTCGGTAACGATCTGCTTGAACCTGATCGGTGTGATGATCCTCTGGCTCGGCATCCTGCAGGTCGCCAAGGACGCCGGCATGGTTGACGCGCTCGCCCGGCTGCTGCGGCCGCTGATGCGGTGGCTGTTCCCCGACGTGCCCGACGGGCACCCGGCGCAGGGCGCGATGCTGATGAACATCTCGGCCAATATGCTCGGCCTGGACAACGCCGCAACGCCGTTCGGCCTCAAGGCGATGAAGGAGCTGCAGGAGCTCAACTCCGAGAAGGAGACCGCCACCAACAGCATGGCGACCTTCCTGGCGATCAACACCAGCAGCGTGACCCTCGTGCCGATCTCGGTCATCGCGCTGCGGTCGGCGGCCGGCGGCGACCCCGCGGCGCCGGTCGCGGGCATCCTGCTGGCGACCATCGCCAGCACGATCGCCGCGGTGATCGCGGTGCGTTGGCTGTCGAAGCTGCCGGCGTTCTCCGACAACCCGCCGCCGCTCGTCGCCGGGGCCGACGGCGCGTCGGGCGTTGAGGAGGATTCGGTATGA
- a CDS encoding spore maturation protein, translating to MMEHIIEFAEVVSQWTIPLAMLLIVVWAKIRGVAMYESFLVGAKEGFGVAVMIMPYLVAILVVIKVFLASGLFDDAKYVLAAGLRFAGVESTEVVDSLELLPLAFSKPLSGGASRGLLVEIFDDEQHGPDSRLGLTASLMMGSTETTFYVIAVYFGAVQVRRTRHTLPACLIADFVGLTAAVILGFVLF from the coding sequence ATGATGGAACACATCATTGAGTTTGCCGAGGTCGTCAGCCAGTGGACCATCCCGCTGGCGATGCTGCTGATCGTCGTGTGGGCGAAGATCCGCGGCGTGGCGATGTACGAGTCGTTCCTGGTTGGCGCCAAGGAAGGGTTTGGCGTGGCCGTGATGATCATGCCGTACCTGGTGGCCATCCTGGTCGTGATCAAGGTGTTCCTGGCGAGCGGCCTGTTCGACGACGCCAAGTACGTCCTCGCCGCTGGGCTACGCTTCGCGGGGGTCGAGAGCACCGAGGTGGTCGACTCGCTCGAGCTGCTGCCGCTGGCGTTCTCCAAGCCGCTCAGCGGCGGCGCGTCGCGGGGTCTGCTGGTGGAGATCTTTGACGACGAGCAGCACGGCCCCGACAGCCGGCTCGGACTGACCGCCAGCCTGATGATGGGCAGCACCGAGACCACCTTCTACGTCATCGCGGTCTACTTCGGCGCGGTCCAGGTGCGCCGCACGCGGCACACGCTGCCGGCCTGCCTGATCGCCGACTTCGTGGGGCTGACCGCCGCGGTCATCCTCGGCTTTGTGTTGTTTTAG
- a CDS encoding TlpA family protein disulfide reductase, protein MSRLSLLASIGFSVIGLSAALADQAAAVTDQAAAVTDEAPENASPAELMRFIEAEPAPPARNASREQQFQFHKRSSWAKVRAATRLLKVGRSESHIATALQAKRHYLGVLGQLGERKCREDSDCLLGQMCGHDNQVIADTARRLSAYEKLNNWRELPASEKRSVASEAQALLEQAPDSLENVRLASNVANVAGNSGDEPLAIELLDCMIPTFDDASDAAIKELAPKVEGLSRRLKLPGNKMQLTGHTVDGSELDWAAYRGKVVLVDYWATWCGPCMAELPNLRRCYEKYHPLGFDVVGVSLDESPEAVAQFIKQQQTPWKTLCGDSPENSGWNHPMAVRYGIRRLPQAILVDQEGKVVHLNAKGDQLETLLDKLLADPVAEDGGDVTKSVAQQ, encoded by the coding sequence ATGAGTCGTTTGTCGTTGCTTGCGAGTATTGGTTTCAGCGTGATTGGTCTCAGTGCGGCGCTGGCCGACCAGGCGGCTGCGGTCACCGACCAGGCTGCTGCGGTCACCGACGAGGCGCCGGAGAACGCCTCGCCCGCGGAGCTGATGCGGTTCATTGAAGCCGAGCCCGCGCCCCCCGCCCGCAACGCGTCCCGCGAGCAGCAGTTCCAGTTCCACAAGCGGTCGTCGTGGGCGAAGGTGCGCGCCGCCACCCGGCTGCTGAAGGTCGGCCGCAGCGAGTCGCACATCGCCACGGCGCTGCAGGCGAAGCGGCACTACCTCGGCGTGCTGGGCCAGCTCGGCGAGCGGAAGTGCCGCGAGGATTCCGACTGCCTGTTGGGCCAGATGTGCGGGCACGACAACCAGGTCATCGCCGACACCGCCCGCCGGCTCTCGGCGTACGAGAAGCTCAACAACTGGCGTGAGCTGCCGGCCAGCGAGAAACGCTCGGTCGCCAGCGAGGCCCAGGCGCTGCTCGAGCAGGCGCCCGATTCGCTCGAGAACGTCCGCCTGGCGTCGAACGTCGCGAACGTGGCGGGCAACAGCGGCGACGAGCCGCTGGCGATTGAGCTGCTCGACTGCATGATCCCGACCTTCGACGACGCGTCGGACGCGGCGATCAAGGAGCTCGCGCCGAAGGTCGAGGGCCTCAGCCGGCGGCTCAAGCTGCCCGGCAACAAGATGCAGCTGACCGGCCACACTGTCGACGGCAGCGAGCTCGACTGGGCCGCCTACCGCGGCAAGGTAGTGCTGGTCGACTACTGGGCCACCTGGTGCGGACCCTGCATGGCCGAGCTGCCCAACCTGCGGCGGTGCTACGAGAAGTACCACCCGCTCGGCTTCGACGTGGTGGGCGTGTCGCTCGACGAGTCGCCCGAGGCGGTCGCCCAGTTCATCAAGCAGCAGCAGACCCCGTGGAAGACCCTCTGCGGCGACTCGCCCGAGAACTCGGGCTGGAACCACCCGATGGCGGTCCGCTACGGCATCCGCCGCCTGCCGCAGGCGATCCTTGTCGACCAGGAGGGCAAGGTCGTCCACCTCAACGCCAAGGGCGACCAGCTCGAAACCCTGCTCGACAAGCTGCTAGCGGACCCGGTGGCCGAGGACGGCGGCGACGTCACCAAGTCGGTTGCCCAGCAGTAA